The window GCCGAACGGACCCCGGCGGAGACGACCGAGACAGCGGAACCGACGGAACGCGCCGTGTCCGACCAACGCGCCGACGAGCGGGCGACCGAGACCAAATCTCAGGAGACACAGCAGCCCGCAGACTCCACCGAGAACCGACCCGCTCCGGCTCGGGACCGCCGACCCGCCCGCGTCGACCCGCCGGCGCGTCGGGAGGCGCCCGCCGACGAGTCGGCCGGCCGCGAAGCGCGTGCTGGCGGCGACCTCGGCGAAGCCGAAGCCGCGCTCGTCCGCGAGATTACGGCACTGACCCGGCAGGCCGAGGAGACGCGGGACATCGGGCGCAAACGCGACCTCTTTGCGGCCGCTCGCGAGGCGGCCGACACCCTCCAGACCGTCCGACGGCTCTGAACTGCGGGCCTTTTCCCCGCCGGAAAGGCGTCGAATCACAACGCTATTGAAGGGCCTTGACTAACGCACGCATATGGTTACGACAGTGGGTATCGTCGGCGGGGCGGTGCTGACGCTCGTCGCGGTCGTCCTGCATCTCTCGGAGGGGTCCGAGTGGCAGCCCCGCGAGGACATCTCACAGGACGTCCTCGAAAAGCGGGCCGAGACGGTCCCCGAGACGGAGTTCCCCGAACCCAGCAACCGCACCATCGGCGGTGGCGGCGCTGCGGCCGCGGCGGTCGGCGCCGGTGACGGCGAGGCCGAAGGCGAACTCGCCGAGGAAGAAGAGGACGCCGGCCCGGCGGCTATCCCCGACGACGAAGCCGAAACCTACGAAATCGAGTACGTCAAGGAAGGCGCGACCATCGAGGTCAAGGAAAACGAGACGCTTCTGGAA of the Natronomonas halophila genome contains:
- a CDS encoding Sjogren's syndrome/scleroderma autoantigen 1 family protein, which codes for MSDFDREAEREKLREKYEEDKEKRQASERMSELLLQGATMTNRHCKECHSPVFRYEGDEFCPTCQQVVDENGNFVGPAADQGQAQTEDQQQAAANGQQPTAEEAGTEPVEQAERTPAETTETAEPTERAVSDQRADERATETKSQETQQPADSTENRPAPARDRRPARVDPPARREAPADESAGREARAGGDLGEAEAALVREITALTRQAEETRDIGRKRDLFAAAREAADTLQTVRRL
- a CDS encoding 2Fe-2S iron-sulfur cluster-binding protein; the encoded protein is MVTTVGIVGGAVLTLVAVVLHLSEGSEWQPREDISQDVLEKRAETVPETEFPEPSNRTIGGGGAAAAAVGAGDGEAEGELAEEEEDAGPAAIPDDEAETYEIEYVKEGATIEVKENETLLEAGEEEGWDLPYACREGQCISCAGHIADGGNSEDYVEHHTNQMLGEPELDDGYTLTCVAYPTDSFSLETGESP